ATCTAATCTAGGGTAGGTTGAGTACAACACTACTCATGGAGAGTGATTTAATTCTAAATTGTTCTGTTCTGTAGGGAATCCAGTCTGCAGAGCTAAGTTGATGAGGAATGGaagaagagattttttaaagaaatttctgcaaACTCGGGAATTTTTTGTATCTACTTTAGGATTGTTATGTATCTACTTTATCCTAATAGAGTTATACTTGTATTTAAATTATCTTTCATGACAGGAGGTCCATGGGTAAGTGACATTGTTTTCCTGTATTATAGAAGAGCTTCCTGCCAAGAGTTTGATAACCAATGAGATGAATTATTCTTATTGAACTCACTATTCTGTCACTGAAACATAAAGTACAAGTTGTAAATATACTAACAAACCCCATCTTCTCTCTCATTGCATTGTTGAATATCTTCCTTTGTAGGTTTCTGCTTGTGGAGCAGAATGAGGAGATTTGTAAACTCAGCCActgttctaatttttcttttctgctgttCTAATTGGTGTTTTTTCTTGTCTGCCCTTTATCTTCTAGGAGGAATGCAGGCTCAGGTTGGAATGCCAGGAAGTGGACCAGTGTCCATGGAACGAGGGCAaggtaaataaatattaatatctgaCTAATGTTAATTGGTCTTGGAAGTGTTCCACATCCACAGTATCTAATATGGCAGCCACTAACCACCCATGGCTATTTCAAtattaagttaattaaaattaagtaaaatttaaaactcagttcCTCAGTCGCAATAGCCACATTCCAAGTGCTCAGTGGCCACAGGTGACTAGTGGATACCACACAGGACAttgcagatatagaacatttctatcatcgTAAAAAgatctattggacagtgctggtcTAGACTTTCCACCTGGTGATTCAGAGTCCAGCTCTACAAGAATTGATAATGAAGCAAGTGGatcatttgtttcctgatttctaTTCTAATAATTCCACTGACATGTTCTCTCTCCCTGTGTGGATATCTGTTGACTGAGTAAGGAATTTTAATAATGAGCATGTAAATATGTGGCTGGGTATGTAGAAGACTAGATTTAAACCCCAGAGAAAACTGGGAGGGGATCATAGTTCTGTAAAGCCTACTTAATGAACATCTGTTGTGCCGTGGCTGTACTGCTATATACAACAGTAGCTGCTGCTCCAAAATCTCCATGTTATTTCTTCATGTTACTGGAGTTTGAAGGACAAGAAAGTGCAGTGGTTCCGTTGGAAACAATGTTAGGAGGAGAGATggtaagaaaagagaaggaactgAGTgcatactatatgccaggcactttaattttcataaataatcttgTGAGTTAGGTGGCAGCACCTCAGTTTTACAGGCAAAGAGTTGGAAGCTTAGAATAAGTTACTTTCTTAAGGGGACAAGGTAAGTAAATATTAATGTATGAGTAATGTGGACTGGATTTGGTGCTCTTATTCTCTCTTccaactagtaagtggcagagctaagatTCAGAAGTCTTTGACTCCAGAATCTGTCCTCTTTCTGTCACTCCACACTGCCTCTGTTAACTTCCAAGTATATTCTTCAGTGTCTTCTACTCTTATTCCTTGGGAATAAGGTGATGGGAAAGACTGCTTTGGACAAGCATAGAGAAGCTtaaggttttttcttttgtagcaTATGGCTTATAAGTGGAAcccatttaaaaagcaaaatattggctgggcacagtggctcatgcttgtaatcccagcactttgagaggctgaggtgggtggattgcttgagctcagaggtTTGAAactagcctagacaacatggcaaaaccccgtctctataaaaaatacaaaaactagttgggcaatggtggtgtgcacttgtggtcccagctacttgggaggccgaagtggaaggatcacttcagcccaacaggttgaggctgcagtgagccataatcgggtaccactgcactccagcctgggcaacagagcaagaccctgtctcaaaaaatatatatatatacacacacacacacgtatgtatacacacatacatacataaacattAATATACAAGCCTGTGGTTTTTACACTGGGGTTGGTTGCTGAAGTGACAGAATTGACTTTTTCTTGTTAGAAGTCTGACAGCAGGACAAGCTCCCTGGCCAAATATCTCATATTTTCTCTAAGCATCCCATGCTTTTGTGCTATTGTACGACCCCCTATCCCCACCGCACCACTGTCAATAGATCATATATGTTCCCCAGAGTATTTCTGCAGTAATGAGAAGGTATTAGGGTTTCAGTCATACTTCTGCCTGTCATGGGGCCAGCACTCAATCCATCAGGTTTTAGCTGTTTAACGCATACTTGCACAAGACATTTTCCTGTTATAGTTATCTTCACCTTTTTGTCAGAAATTGACAAAGGGAAATGACTCATATTTTGAGGGTATTTCCAGGATGTCTTCATGCAGAGACAAAGTGAAATGAGCTTTCTTTTATAGTTTCCTTCAGTACCCAGCAGAGGAAGCAAGAGTCTTTTCGTGTGTGCCTAGTTTGTCTTACTTTTCCTGAAATCCATGCTGCTTTTGTACATTTGTAATGCTAAAAGGAGATGGAGATGTTTGAGAAGATACTTCTTGCTTCCCTGCCATGTTTGTTTAGTGTTGGTACCCATGTCATCTCATTAGTCTTTGTTTGCTGTTGTCATGATGTTTATTATCAAAGACTTGCTGTGGCAGAGTATTTCTTGTGGAGTGATGTTCTCTTTCGTCATGTAAAGTTCATTCACTGCATTTCCCCATCTGATACATTTTTGACAGCAGAAATTTTTGTGCTTTAAAATGTGACAAAAATAGAATTGCCGTACTTCAGTTATGGCCGCTTCAGAATGAATCTTGCCTTCCAGATTCAGTGCAGtttcttttatgttttgcttCTGAAACTACATTTATGTTCTTTGCATAACTAGAAGATTCAAAactatcctttttatatatttttttcctaatgattTCATAAGGAGACCTAAGGGAAAACTAGTAGCAGAGGTGAAAATCGAAAATGTCAGGTTATTCCCACCTAGATCAAACCAGTGCCCCCATGGGATTCTCTTTCAAAAGCTATCTGGTCAAAATGGAACTGTTTCAGAGACCCAAAGGAGCTAGTGTAGTTTAGAGAGATTTTGTAGCCTGGAGCAAGCCGATGAACTCTTGGCTTTTTAACTTATATATGTAAATCTCAGTCTCCGTGTGTGTATGTTTCTGCGTGTGTATGCAAGCTATTTTAAGTGTCTGCTCTTTCTCCTTTTGAACTTACTGCTTACCTAGGAACCCTACAGCACTCGCCCGTGGGACCCGCCGGGCCTGCATCAATTGAGCGAGTTCAAGGTACCCATTGTATCTGTGGGTTTCCTTTTGCTTGTGGTGTTCAGGGTGGGACGTTGAGAGGAAAAGAGCTGCGTGGCAGTCATCCTTGCGTTCAGAACCCAAAAGGGTagtgtttttgggtttttgtttttttaattttttcctgttgAGGCCACAAGCCTAAGATTGACCTCTTCACACAGGGCAGAGAACATGGATGATATGGGCATCTGTCCGAGGCTGTACTCCCTCCCTACTGGTGTCAGGAGGCTTGGATGGAATAGCAGTCTGTAAGGAGACAGCGGGTTCTTGCAGAGCCATGGCAGTGTTCACATATGCCAAGACTCTACCTCTCTTTTGTGACTCTGGTCCTTGAACTAAGATTGATTAGAAGGAAAACCAGGAGCATAAGTTTCTCCAGGTCGCAGTGCTAGTCCTTGGCAGGTTGCTCCCCAGTTTGCTCTTTATATAATTCCATCCATACCTCTGACATGGCACAGATTCTGCCTACACCCTGCTTCTGTTCTTGAGCTGCAAGAGGATTCTGCTGTGGTGAGGTTTCACCCACTCTAAGGTGTCTGAATTATGTTGTCAGTGGTATATAGAGTCATTTCTTGTTTGCTTATGTGTCTTTCACAGCAGTAACTCCCCGTTTGTTTCCCTGTCAGTGCCGATGCAAGACCCCAGAGCAGCTATGCAGCGGGGATCCTTGCCTGCCAACGTCCCAACCCCTCGAGGCTTGTTAGGAGATGCTCCGAATGATCCACGGGGAGGCACTTTACTTTCTGTAACTGGAGAGGTAGAGCCTAGGTAAGCACTAACATAGAAGGAAACAGTTGAAGAAATCAGAATTGTCCCTTCTTCCCTGAGAACAAAATCTTTCTCTACCAGTTGTACCTGTTTGCCTACTTCAAAAGATAGATCAATATTCATGGCCACTGTCCAAGGATAAGCACTTCTCCTAAGGCAGAACTATGTACTTGAGTATGTCATTTTGAGCTACTGTATTTTTAGAAATTGGAAATTTTAGTATACATACTtgaacagggaaatttatagtagtGGAAATATTAATCATAGCAATaataggccgggtgcaatggctcacgcctgtaatcccagtactttgggaggccaaggtgggtggatcacttgaggtcaggagttcgagacctgcctggcctacgtggcgaaatcccgtctctactaaaaatagaaaaattagccaggtgtggtggcgggcacctataattacagctactcgggaggctgaggcaggagaatcacttgaacccaggaggtggaggttgcagtgagccgaggtcatgccactgcactccagcctgggcaacaagagtgaaactccatttcaaaagtaaataaataaataaaatcataatagcAGTAATAATAATGGACATTAATGGGGATCATGCCTCTGACTTTGCTCTGAGTACTTTGCTTAGATCATCTTGTTAAATCCACAAGATCCTGTGAGATGGATACcattattagtcccattttacacatgaaactGATGTGTGGAAAAGTTAAGTAATATGTCCAatatcacacagctaataagtgataGAGCCTAGATTTGAACCCATACAGTCTGAATCCAGAGCTCATGTTCTTATGCATTGTTCTGCAAACTCATATGTATAATGAATATTCATTGATTCCTCCCTAATTATGAACCAAATACAAAATTCTAGAATACATGGATTCATATCTCTGTAGCTTTTCTTCCATCTATTTGGTGTTATTTTCTTGTTAGTGTTCATAGACTGTTTACATCAGCTCTTTGTTGGATGTTTACTTACTGATCTGGCTggtactttgttgttgttttgttctattttaaaatataacgtTTTTCTCCATCTCCAGAGGTTACTTGGGACCACCTCATCAGGGTCCACCCATGCACCATGTCCCTGGCCATGAGAGCCGAGGACCACCCCCACATGAACTGAGGGGAGGGCCATTACCCGAGCCCAGACCTCTAATGGCAGAACCAAGAGGACCCATGCTAGATCAGAGGGGTCCACCCTTGGATGGCAGAGGTAAGGGGAGATCACATTGCAAATGCCATAATGAACTCAGCTGTCTTGGGCTCTAATCTGGGATAAAGAATGCTGGAACAGTAGGTTTGCAAGCATCTTTAAGGTTTATCCACAAATCTGAGAAACTGGGGAGGAGAGAATAGTCTCATATGTTAATAGCTGAGGGGGCAAATGTGACTAGAAGAGATTTCTATCTTTCTTGGATTGTTCATCATtcttgcagtacatgcaagtagCTACATAATGGTTTTCTTACAATTTTCTTTATAGGTGGAAGGGATCCCCGAGGAATAGATGCACGAGGGATGGAGGCCCGAGCCATGGAGGCAAGAGGGTTAGATGCCAGAGGATTGGAGGCCCGTGCAATGGAGGCCCGTGCGATGGAAGCTCGTGCAATGGAGGCCCGAGCGATGGAGGCCCGTGCGATGGAAGTCCGAGGGATGGAGGCCAGAGGCATGGATACCAGAGGCCCAGTGCCTGGCCCCAGAGGACCTATACCTAGTGGAATGCAGGGTCCCAGTCCAATTAACATGGGGGCGGTTGTCCCCCAGGGATCCAGACAGGTATGTGTAGCACTGACTTCTGGCATCCAAGTGAAATCTTGATCTATTCAGGAATTGATTATTGAGCCTAATTATTACTGCCTTCTGACTTGGGCTGTTTCTCAGCTTGTTAGAAAGGGAAGACTCGGATCTCCCTGTAGCTTCTCTATCCCTTAGGGTGGTGATTTTCTGGCTATCAGGATTGTAGTTCCAAAAAAAACAACCTTATCCCACAATAAGTAGCTATTCATTTGGAGCAGAGCCCCTGAAAATTTAGGGGTTAGAAAGTAGTCTTCATTGGGGTACAAACCAACATCATGTACACGGTTTTTTCCAAAATATACTTGCCCGGATCTCATCCCAGGTATAACTCAGAATCTCTTATCAGTAGGATCTGAGCATGGATAGTTTGAAAAACTTCCCCCAAATGATTCTAATGTGAACCCTGACTGGGAACCACGGGGTTAGAGTATATGAAGAGCTGTTAGTGGCCATTTAGATAATCTTAGGTTTACAGAGACCTGTGTTAATTTATTGTCATCACATAGCCTAAGTGAAcagtggaatgtgaaaggcaATTTATTAATAATCACCTTAAAAGGTGTGGAACTGAAGTCTTGTCTCCTCTCTTTTGTTTGGGTCTCTGCCTGTGTGTACATGCTCCCTCTTCATCTTCACTTTGTTGTGGAGAGGTGGTATGTGTGTTTCTTCTGTGAGTTTTTATATGCTGGCACCTTCATTTCCCTCTAACTGCTCCACCTTCCTTTTCCCCCCTTCCTCTATGTActtctctcttctatttttttatgtgtcttcctccccatgtctgtgtgtatgagagagagaaagataatggcagagctggaatggAATACATCAGTCGTCTAATTCCCTCAGTTTATAGGTTTGGAAATTAAGGCCCAAGAACTCAGGTGACTTGACCAAATTCACATGACTAAAAAGTGGCAGAGCAAGGAACAGAAGCCACTACTTTTTCCACTTTACTACTGTGTCCTGTTATCttcacatttgtgtgtgtgtatatgtgtggataTGTGTCTACCCCCTCCTCTGTAATATGAAATACAAATAGAGGGTTTTTTTGCTATGTGTAGAATAAAACTGTTCTCTATTGTGTTTGAAGTGTTTGTGGGCCTTGATTTTTATTGTACTCTCTATGGTCAGTAGCCTAGTAACAGAAATGGTTTTTATGcattcattctgtcactcagcaaatatttattgagcacctactatgtaccaaacATAGATCTAGATACGGGGGATACTGCAGTGTGAACAGAACAAAGCCCCTTCCCCCATGGGCTTACATTCTAGTTGGGAAGACAGATAACCAACAAATAACTGCATAATGCGCTTATGTAATTTTACTGGTAGTTCTATGGTGCAAGACATTGCAAGTAAGGGTTGGAAGAACATTTCTGGATAATATTTTGCTCCTTTCTCTCTGCTGGTACTTGAACTTATTACCCTAATACTAGGTTTATATCATTTTCATTAGTAGATTCGATAAAGCCAATTAGatctgaggcaagagaaaatacaaattttatcttcaaacctttaaaaaaattttaaatatattaacttataaatatatatattcgttcatctataaaagatatatatattaagaacttcaagccaggcatggtgacatgcacctgtagtgccagcactctggaggctggggcgggaAGACCATTtaagcctaggagcttgaggctgtgGTACATTCTGATCGCACCTGTgactagccactgcactccagcctgggaagcatatTAGactcccatctttaaaaaaaaagaaagccagggtagaatcctgtagtcccagctactctggaggctaaggcaggaggatcagtagagccaaggagttggaggccagcctacacaagatagtgagaccacatcttaAACTAAAAGGAACCTTGCTTCCTCTCCTCTGCTTGTCTCCCCTGTGGCCCTCTAGGTCCTGTAGATAATCACTGTTATTAGATTTTTCATGTTACTTTCtggaaaatatgaatatatattatttttcccctttcactgttctgtaccttttttttttttaacttaacaacATGTCCTTAATTCAtacttttaaattagattttaaaattaactgtagtCCACTTAGTTAGAAACTTGTGGGCAAAAGGCTTATTATTACTAGGGTGATTATACAATTTATCATCTAAAGGAGAACATGAAAGAAAGTGCTGTTACTTTACTTGGAGGCAAAAACATAAACTGGGACTATCTTAGGGAAACCAAGATGTATGGTCACTCTTGCTAGTACTTATCTGCCTAGAACAAGCACACCTAGAAACTTAAAATGGCCGTTATCAAGTGGTTAGATCACAGTTACAGTACCTCAGATTCAAGCTTCAAAAAGATTATACTCAATtccgaattgtgctgctataaactcATGTGACCAAACACCACccgttccccaataacctatggaaataaaaaatttaaaaaaaaagattgtactCATAGGTGTCTCAGACCCATAATAGCTCGTTGATGTTCAGATTGGTCTCTGGAAACTTGTCTCTGGTTTCAGTATTGATAATGAACACAACAGTGATAATATTCTAGCAGTCTGTACAAATCTGTACTAATGTTTCATCTATCCATTGTCTTTGGgaaatgagttaatgcatgtaaGTGAATGTTCCAGATAATAGAACTATTCTACcaagttttttaacttttttaataaaaaaattataagatgtATTTGATATTTCCTTTCTTGAACaggatacaaaaaaatagtttaatcAGTTTTGACTACTCAAGGTCATCATTAAATAGATTCATTATTGTCTATACCGTAATATAAAACATAGTTATCTCCTGTTTGGTTTCTGGTCTCCTTCACTGTCAGGCTGTCGCCTGGCTCTTCATATTGCTAAAGTGGTATCTGCTCCTAACAGTTGTTTATCcatatttcttttatgttttgctGCTTCTAATCTGCTGGGTAAGCAGGTAACAAGTTTGTTAACAATATGTGTTTATTAAGAGAGTACCTAAGCCCTGGGTGAATGCCTGAGTGTGAACATAATGCTTATATAGGGACATTCTAACAGTTACATTTGGTACTCAAGAGATCTTTTCCTTGGGTTCTGGTAGTCTTGCAAAGGGTTGAACTCATTGAAGATCTTAAATACCAGTAAGTATGATATCACTgtacttgcttctttcacttgaGTCAGTCATATTTTTTGGTCTACATTTAGCAGAAAGCATCTGCCATATGTTCTCTATGGAAAGCTATAAACAGCAAATGTTGGGCTAATAGCAGTCTTTTTCCTGGAGGCCTTCCCATTGCCTTTCTGCCTCTCTGACATTATGAACATCTCTGCCTCACTTGTGGGATAGGGCCCTTTGGGACAAACTACCTGTATCTGATTGAACTAGGGTAGGGGGTGGCCCTGTGAATGTAACTTCCCCAGTGGACCAGCATACATTTTCTCTAGACTCTGTTGgctttcatttgtatttccagTGAACACTAGTTTCCAGGGTGCTCTCAGTTTTCACTGTGCTTATTTGGCTGAATTTTGATTAATTCAGTGGTATCCAGTTGTGCTGTGTGATATTTGTTGATGATGCTGGAGTGGTTGTAAGCAAGTATGTCGAACTTGCTAGTTGATCTCTGGCTAAACCCTGCCTTCTGCTATTGCTAACAGTAGAAAATGATCTTCAGAGTCATTGATTTGCTTTTTTTACTCATATCTGTATAGAGATCGTAATTTGTCACATTATTACTGAATTCAGGTTACCTATacattaaaaatgccaaaaatctctcttttttctttgtacacATAGGTCCCAGTCATGCAGGGAACAGGAATGCAAGGAGCGAGTATACAGGGTGGAAGCCAGCCTGGCGGCTTTAGTCCTGGGCAGAACCAAGTCACTCCACAGGATCATGAGAAGGTAAGCAACACTGTCTGACTGCCTCCTTATGCACAATTCTAGCCTTTTTGATTCCTCTTTTCACAGTTACCATGTGACGATCCTGGGTCTTCAAAGTCCCTTTGGAGGTGATGTTTATTCTAACTTAGAACTCTTTTATGATCTTGTTACCTGAAAATTTGTGAGTCTGGTCCTGAAGTTCCGAATGGATGTGAAGTTCTTAAATGGATGTAAATGGCagcttattttatatttcacacTCATCTGCCAATAGCAGGTTTTTCTTGTTCAGGCCAGATTGACCTGAAAATCCAcaccctttttccttccctttctactTTATCCCTAAAAACAATAGTAGATTCTCCATGATtatatctttctgtttttatatttgacCATTGTGGGGAGCTTATGTCTGATAGAAAGGCTAAAATTTGTGAAAAAGAGAGACTTTCAAAACAGGATTAAAACTTGAAGGATTTCCAGGGCTCACAGATACCATCTTAGTCTCCGGGAACTTTGCGTTCATGAAGTTGTCTGTTTTGAATCGTCTAATCTTAGGTATTTTAATTTATACTTGTTCTTTTCATTGTACCTTTTCTcaccagtttttttttattttttattttttttggaggggggctgttggtttttttctgtgtgaaatgttcttcctttttccattttgcttCTTATCCCACTACAGTAGCTTTTTGGACAGAAGCTggtggtgggttttttgttttgttttgtattttttagctgCCATCATTAAAACTCActaccttttttttcctctgcacaGGCTGCTTTGATTATGCAGGTTCTACAACTGACTGCAGACCAGATTGCCATGTTGCCTCCTGAGCAAAGGCAGAGTATCCTGATTTTAAAGGAACAAATACAGAAATCCACTGGAGCACCTTGATAGGTGAGCAAACTTAATCCCCATCTGAGTAGGACTAGCTCCTTGTCTATTCTGGATATATACTTTTAACCTTAACCAACAAGATTGTTCTCTCAGCGGCCCTCAATCCACTCAGTTAGACTCTCCTTTACCCTTCAGTAGGTCAGCTCCTGTAGGGATAGAGTAAGGCTATACAATATTTGTTCAGTTGTTGAATTGCTTATAATCTTTCCTAATGACAAAGGTAATGTATGATCAGTTTAACAAAAGTAATCATATACAGAAATGTAGAAAGTGAAAGGTAAAAAGCCCTGTTTCCTCAATCTTACTCCCCAGACAAAACCTCTAAATATAGTTTGGTGTGTATCCTTTTACAATcagttgtattattttattccaaactgtcctgtcaaaatggaaaaaatacaaagcatttcaataaaatgtgtaaatattttgtttcctgtatttattttatagtgaATATTTTGATGTTGAACTATAGTAGCACATAATTTAAGGTAGTAAATGTCCGTCATCACCATCAGTTTCTATATATTTTGGAGATCGCTGTACCCTGCTACCCTTATTTTTCTTGCTCATCATTTAGGCAGAAAGAATCcaggggccaagcacagtggcttagccctgtaatctcagctttggcaggctgaggtggaaggattacttgagaccaggagttcaagaccagcctaagcaacatagtgagaccccatctttacaaaaatttttaaaaaaattagccaggcatggtgagatgcacctatagttccagctacttgtgaggctgaggtgggaggactgcttgagtccaggaggtcaaggctgcagtgagccatgattatgccactgcactctagcctgggtcacagagtgaggccctgtgtcaaaaaaaaaaaaaaaaggatccagGTAACCTGCTTCATAAATAATCATGTGACAGCTTGATTACACATACATGTATcagtgtttcttttaaaaaaaatttccccagcattttgtattttataaacaattcttttttctaaaaactgtttaaaattcACGTTGCCCCACTATCAGGTAGGACAGCACAatttaaatttctactttttaCCCCATCCATATTATAATTCCTATTCTTATGTTATATAATAGTGAACTCATTTAACTATTAATAATTACCACTCTTACAAAATATATCGTTTTAATCCATACTTGTGATGTCTTTAAACATTTAAACTGCAACTATGCATCATATATGTATTTAgactttaaatgaattaatgagaaGCTGTCATAGATAGAAGGCTCAGTAGACTTTTGGTACCTTAACGTTTTATTCCACAAACcccacatattcttttttttttttttagtaaaagtaTAGACTACCTATTACATTcagaggaaaagataaaaattatttcttttactaatttACTTAAGCCAGAGAAGGCATTCCCTACAATGTGAGAAAATTACTGCTTACTGTTTCTGGATAGTGGAGGTAGAAATGTTTCTGAAAtttctttcattatatttttgcTTATAAGATGTTTAATTTAAGGCCTTGCATATTAACCACAAGGCAaagtttttgtctattttttttaccttttatttttaaatagtcataGACTCAAGGAAAGTTGGAAAAATAGTACAAGGAGTCtcatgtacccttcacccagtgTAGTACAAAACCAAGAAATTGACATTAGCACATTACTGTTAACTTGACTACAAACTCAGttttcaccattttaaaaaaactatcataatttgtgtatatgtatgtgtggttCTATGCAATTTTATGTGGGCAAGATCTTATTGTGTGTCTACTGGTGTTTGTGCATACCATGGCTAAAGTGTTGGCTTTTCCTCCATCCTGTACCTAGCTAGTTGTGATCCATCTCTGCCATCATGGACAGGCTTCTATACTATTGTCATTAGAGATGAATGGTTCTCAAACAAGGGCAGTTTTGCCCCCTAGGGGACATTGTCTTGAGACATTTTTGGTCATCACAACTTTAGGGAGTATGGCATGCTACTGGCATTCAGTGGGTAgaagccagagatgctgctaaacatcccatAATGCACAGGATGGTCCCCCTCACCCACTTCCCAATAGCAACTAGTactccagcccaaaatgtcagtagtgctgaggttgagaaaccctgctgcAAGGGCTGATTGCTTTGAGGAGGCAGGAGACAGACACCTTGCAGATCTGTCCTGGTGATTTGATTGTATGCCTgtcctccctcccctagcctttttattttttttcctgaagtttttCCTGAAGAG
This genomic stretch from Pongo pygmaeus isolate AG05252 chromosome X, NHGRI_mPonPyg2-v2.0_pri, whole genome shotgun sequence harbors:
- the CSTF2 gene encoding cleavage stimulation factor subunit 2 isoform X2; translation: MAGLTVRDPAVDRSLRSVFVGNIPYEATEEQLKDIFSEVGPVVSFRLVYDRETGKPKGYGFCEYQDQETALSAMRNLNGREFSGRALRVDNAASEKNKEELKSLGTGAPVIESPYGETISPEDAPESISKAVASLPPEQMFELMKQMKLCVQNSPQEARNMLLQNPQLAYALLQAQVVMRIVDPEIALKILHRQTNIPTLIAGNPQPVHGAGPGSGSNVSMNQQNPQAPQAQSLGGMHVNGAPPLMQASMQGGVPAPGQIPAAVTGPGPGSLAPGGGMQAQVGMPGSGPVSMERGQVPMQDPRAAMQRGSLPANVPTPRGLLGDAPNDPRGGTLLSVTGEVEPRGYLGPPHQGPPMHHVPGHESRGPPPHELRGGPLPEPRPLMAEPRGPMLDQRGPPLDGRGGRDPRGIDARGMEARAMEARGLDARGLEARAMEARAMEARAMEARAMEARAMEVRGMEARGMDTRGPVPGPRGPIPSGMQGPSPINMGAVVPQGSRQVPVMQGTGMQGASIQGGSQPGGFSPGQNQVTPQDHEKAALIMQVLQLTADQIAMLPPEQRQSILILKEQIQKSTGAP
- the CSTF2 gene encoding cleavage stimulation factor subunit 2 isoform X1; the encoded protein is MAGLTVRDPAVDRSLRSVFVGNIPYEATEEQLKDIFSEVGPVVSFRLVYDRETGKPKGYGFCEYQDQETALSAMRNLNGREFSGRALRVDNAASEKNKEELKSLGTGAPVIESPYGETISPEDAPESISKAVASLPPEQMFELMKQMKLCVQNSPQEARNMLLQNPQLAYALLQAQVVMRIVDPEIALKILHRQTNIPTLIAGNPQPVHGAGPGSGSNVSMNQQNPQAPQAQSLGGMHVNGAPPLMQASMQGGVPAPGQIPAAVTGPGPGSLAPGGGMQAQVGMPGSGPVSMERGQGTLQHSPVGPAGPASIERVQVPMQDPRAAMQRGSLPANVPTPRGLLGDAPNDPRGGTLLSVTGEVEPRGYLGPPHQGPPMHHVPGHESRGPPPHELRGGPLPEPRPLMAEPRGPMLDQRGPPLDGRGGRDPRGIDARGMEARAMEARGLDARGLEARAMEARAMEARAMEARAMEARAMEVRGMEARGMDTRGPVPGPRGPIPSGMQGPSPINMGAVVPQGSRQVPVMQGTGMQGASIQGGSQPGGFSPGQNQVTPQDHEKAALIMQVLQLTADQIAMLPPEQRQSILILKEQIQKSTGAP